From one Timaviella obliquedivisa GSE-PSE-MK23-08B genomic stretch:
- a CDS encoding response regulator yields MGEWTYSAFTSGNEADSIICQSIKFVSINGCTESKQAASDSVFCRGRAGRMTEDQQARQETKIENSLFAGGGEMGALMRSHDWTRTPLGAVEQWSQSLKTAVRIMLTSRQPMFVWWGKELINLYNDAYREIVGGKHPAALGQPAAAVWREIWDQVGPRAESAMFKNEGTYDEALLLIMERNGYPEETYYTFSYSPVPDDQGNTGGIICANTNDTQRIMGDRQLMLLRELAAQTADARTFEEVCALSASCLETNPYDLPFAMIYLADLDRSCFSLAGTCGIDRHHAAAVESVPFDSDAVWSFGEIIRTHQAYLVSDLEALFGQLPTGAWQRSPHQALIAPLGAKPVFEGDPFSSQLAQSGILVVGLNPLRLFDDNYRRLIDLVAAQISASLANANAYEEERKRAETLAELNHAKTTFFSNVSHEFRTPLTLMLSPLEDTLANATDELSHPLRETLEVVHRNGLRLLKLVNTLLDFSRIEVGRNQALYEPIDLSAFTAELASVFRAVIERAGLHLIVECEPIPEWVYVDRDLWEKIVLNLISNAFKFTFEGEITVRLQTSDQQVVLTIQDTGVGIPSHELPHLFKRFHRVVSTRSRTYEGSGIGLSLVQELVKLHGGTVSVTSVVEQGTTFTIAIPLGSAHLPPERIQSDRTLQSTALGVAPFVQEASRWIAEEDVDTRKYLNLDASETPAPALQPQGRILLADDNADMREYVKRLLSQSYEVEAVADGTAALCLIRASLNGKTKKPLPDLVLTDVMMPKLNGFELLQELRSDPQTQDLPVVLLSARAAEESRVEALEAGADDYVIKPFSARELIARVQSTLKLAQLRQTTAQQERRSEERYRAFVEQSSEAIWCFEIEEPLPISSPEDEQIQQFYQYGYLSECNQTMAQMYGVASPEELIGARLGDFLVQSNLKNIEYLRAFIGSDYRLVDAESYGVDQQGNSKIFLNNLVGVVEDEKLLRAWGTQRDITDRKQAEERLQLYADVVRNTQVGMVVWQLEDSNDPGSFRLLIANPMASAATGINFEPLIGMSMAETFPMLIQTSLVQQYMTVVRTGEALDLGEVPYQEDGITAGIYSLKAFPLPNQCLGLSFENITDRRRTEAQLRETQHFNQQVAETMPGILFVHDLLEQRNVYFNRQITDLLGYTTEQIQAMGINIVPTIIHPNDLGHVADHFEAFRSAPEGAVLGLEYQARHANGEWRWMYSRSVVFSRTAENLPRQILGVSIDISDRKHSEESLQNAQSQLESALEAGAIYTWRWKILENQLFVNAGFAHLFGIAPEQAINGLPVEAFVNSIHPDDRDRVVASTDRSIETGENFTSEYRVCTASGEERWVTARGRVEYDADGTAIAFPGALADITEQKQIEEILRQREAELRLVTNSVPALISFVDREQRYRFNNRGYEEWFGHPASEVYGKCLWEVLGKTGYDIIRPYVEQVLKGEQVTFETYVATVDEKTRDVSVTYVPRLDDCGTVQGFVALINDISDRKRAEFEREQLLAREQEAREQAESANRIKDEFLAVLSHELRTPLNPILGWSKLLRRGNLDATKTAHALETIERNAKLQTQLIEDLLDVSRILQGKLSLKMSPVDLTATLNAALETVQLSAEAKSIQLETHFNATEQVLGDSARLQQVVWNLLSNAIKFTSTGGSVSIRSERIESQVQIQVSDTGRGIPDTFLPYVFEYFRQADGSTTRTFGGLGLGLAIVRHLVELHGGTVRADSPGENQGATFTVTLPLIQTKHEHLDASNSPSCEFDSLTSLTGIRILLVDDEIDSLELITFILEQAGATVISMPSAIAALGAFAQAQPNVLVSDIGMPEMDGYMLIKQIRRLPQNEKIPAIALTAYAGEIDHRQALAAGFQRHLSKPVDPTQLVDTIRLLAAY; encoded by the coding sequence ATGGGAGAATGGACATATTCAGCCTTCACCTCTGGCAATGAAGCAGATTCAATCATTTGTCAATCAATTAAGTTTGTCTCCATCAATGGCTGTACAGAATCAAAGCAAGCAGCTTCTGACTCAGTATTTTGTAGAGGCAGGGCAGGAAGAATGACCGAGGATCAGCAGGCTAGGCAGGAGACAAAGATAGAAAACAGCTTATTTGCAGGCGGGGGTGAGATGGGTGCGCTCATGCGATCGCACGATTGGACTCGAACACCTTTAGGAGCCGTAGAGCAATGGTCGCAAAGCCTTAAAACAGCAGTTCGTATTATGTTAACTTCTCGGCAGCCCATGTTTGTCTGGTGGGGGAAGGAACTTATTAATCTCTATAACGATGCTTATCGAGAAATTGTGGGCGGAAAACATCCGGCGGCATTAGGTCAACCGGCTGCTGCGGTGTGGCGCGAGATTTGGGATCAGGTGGGCCCGCGAGCAGAATCTGCAATGTTTAAGAATGAGGGAACTTATGATGAAGCATTGCTACTGATCATGGAACGCAATGGCTATCCAGAGGAAACGTATTACACCTTCTCCTATAGTCCGGTGCCTGATGATCAAGGGAACACGGGCGGTATTATTTGTGCTAACACTAACGACACGCAGCGTATTATGGGCGATCGCCAGCTTATGCTGTTGCGAGAACTCGCTGCCCAAACCGCTGATGCCCGCACTTTTGAAGAAGTTTGTGCGCTGAGTGCAAGTTGTTTAGAAACCAATCCCTATGATTTGCCGTTTGCGATGATTTATCTAGCTGATCTCGATCGATCATGCTTTTCCTTAGCAGGAACGTGTGGAATCGATCGCCATCATGCAGCAGCAGTCGAATCTGTTCCATTCGATTCTGATGCAGTTTGGTCTTTTGGAGAGATCATCAGAACGCATCAGGCTTACCTAGTTTCTGATTTAGAAGCCTTGTTTGGTCAATTACCGACGGGGGCCTGGCAGCGATCGCCTCATCAAGCTTTGATCGCACCTTTGGGCGCAAAGCCTGTCTTTGAAGGAGATCCGTTCTCGAGTCAACTAGCTCAATCTGGAATCTTGGTGGTAGGGTTGAACCCATTGCGGTTGTTCGATGACAACTATAGAAGATTGATTGATTTAGTTGCGGCTCAGATTTCAGCCAGTCTTGCCAATGCCAATGCCTATGAAGAAGAACGTAAACGAGCAGAGACATTAGCAGAACTCAATCACGCTAAAACTACTTTTTTTAGCAATGTCTCACATGAGTTTCGTACGCCATTAACTCTCATGCTTAGCCCTCTTGAAGACACCCTGGCTAACGCGACCGACGAATTATCTCATCCCTTGCGAGAGACGCTAGAGGTAGTGCATCGTAACGGATTGCGCCTACTAAAGTTGGTCAATACTTTACTCGATTTCTCCCGCATTGAAGTAGGACGGAATCAAGCGTTGTATGAACCCATAGACTTATCTGCTTTTACAGCAGAACTTGCAAGTGTGTTTCGGGCAGTGATCGAGCGGGCTGGTTTACACTTAATCGTTGAATGTGAGCCTATTCCTGAATGGGTTTATGTCGATCGTGATTTATGGGAAAAAATTGTTCTTAACTTAATCTCAAATGCATTCAAGTTTACGTTTGAAGGGGAAATCACAGTTCGCTTACAAACCAGCGATCAGCAGGTTGTGCTGACGATACAAGACACAGGCGTAGGAATTCCATCTCATGAGCTACCTCACTTATTTAAACGATTTCACCGAGTAGTGAGCACTCGTTCTCGGACGTATGAAGGTTCAGGAATTGGGTTATCGCTCGTACAAGAGCTAGTCAAGCTGCATGGCGGTACAGTTAGCGTTACTAGCGTGGTAGAACAAGGCACAACATTTACGATCGCCATCCCGTTAGGTTCTGCTCACCTGCCTCCAGAACGTATTCAAAGCGATCGGACGTTGCAATCAACAGCTTTAGGGGTAGCTCCATTTGTTCAAGAAGCCTCTCGTTGGATTGCGGAAGAAGATGTGGACACCCGTAAATATCTAAACCTGGATGCCTCTGAAACTCCTGCTCCGGCATTGCAGCCACAGGGTCGCATTCTTCTCGCAGATGACAACGCCGACATGCGCGAGTATGTCAAGCGACTCTTGAGCCAATCTTATGAGGTTGAAGCGGTTGCTGATGGGACTGCCGCCCTCTGTTTGATCAGAGCATCACTCAACGGCAAAACCAAAAAACCTTTGCCCGATTTAGTTCTCACTGATGTCATGATGCCAAAACTTAATGGTTTTGAGCTTCTGCAAGAATTAAGATCTGATCCTCAAACCCAAGATCTGCCTGTCGTCTTGTTGTCCGCGCGAGCAGCCGAAGAATCACGGGTTGAAGCACTAGAAGCTGGAGCCGATGATTATGTGATTAAGCCTTTCTCAGCGCGTGAATTGATAGCACGGGTGCAGTCAACCTTAAAATTAGCTCAATTGCGGCAGACCACTGCTCAACAAGAGCGACGCAGTGAAGAGCGTTACCGAGCATTTGTTGAACAGAGTTCAGAAGCGATTTGGTGCTTTGAAATTGAAGAGCCGCTACCAATCAGTAGTCCTGAAGACGAGCAAATTCAGCAATTTTATCAGTACGGCTATCTATCAGAATGTAATCAAACAATGGCACAAATGTATGGCGTTGCTTCACCTGAAGAACTCATTGGAGCGAGGCTAGGAGATTTTTTGGTGCAGTCAAATCTTAAGAACATCGAATATCTACGAGCCTTTATCGGCTCGGACTATCGCCTTGTAGATGCAGAATCTTATGGAGTTGATCAGCAAGGCAATTCAAAAATCTTTTTAAACAATTTGGTAGGAGTTGTTGAAGATGAAAAGCTGCTGCGAGCTTGGGGAACTCAGCGCGATATTACCGATCGCAAGCAGGCTGAAGAGCGGTTGCAGCTTTACGCGGATGTGGTTCGGAATACCCAGGTAGGGATGGTGGTGTGGCAACTCGAAGACTCTAACGATCCAGGTTCTTTTCGCTTACTCATTGCCAATCCAATGGCATCGGCAGCAACGGGTATTAATTTTGAGCCCCTCATTGGCATGAGTATGGCTGAAACTTTCCCAATGCTGATACAAACATCGCTAGTACAGCAATATATGACGGTCGTTCGCACCGGAGAAGCCCTAGACTTAGGCGAGGTTCCTTACCAAGAAGACGGCATTACCGCAGGCATTTACAGCTTGAAAGCGTTTCCACTTCCCAATCAATGTTTAGGGTTATCGTTTGAAAATATCACCGATCGCAGACGAACTGAAGCCCAGCTTCGTGAGACTCAGCACTTTAACCAACAAGTTGCAGAAACAATGCCTGGCATTTTGTTTGTGCATGACTTGCTAGAACAGCGAAATGTGTATTTTAACCGCCAGATTACTGACCTGTTGGGCTACACCACTGAGCAAATTCAAGCAATGGGAATAAACATCGTTCCAACGATTATTCACCCTAACGATTTAGGACATGTCGCAGATCACTTCGAGGCATTTCGTTCGGCACCTGAAGGGGCAGTTTTAGGGCTTGAGTATCAGGCTCGCCATGCTAACGGCGAATGGCGTTGGATGTATTCTCGAAGCGTTGTGTTTAGTCGAACCGCAGAAAACCTACCGCGCCAAATTTTAGGCGTGTCGATCGACATTAGCGATCGCAAGCACAGTGAAGAATCTCTACAGAATGCTCAGAGCCAACTGGAATCTGCTTTAGAAGCAGGCGCGATATACACTTGGCGCTGGAAAATTTTAGAAAATCAGCTTTTCGTCAATGCTGGATTTGCTCACTTGTTTGGAATCGCTCCTGAACAGGCAATCAACGGATTACCCGTTGAGGCGTTTGTTAATTCGATTCACCCAGACGATCGCGATCGCGTTGTCGCATCAACTGATCGATCGATCGAAACAGGCGAGAACTTTACATCTGAATATCGCGTTTGTACCGCCAGTGGTGAAGAACGATGGGTGACCGCACGGGGTCGGGTTGAGTATGACGCTGATGGCACAGCGATCGCTTTTCCGGGCGCACTAGCAGATATTACTGAGCAAAAACAAATTGAAGAAATCCTTCGGCAACGCGAAGCCGAACTGCGTTTAGTGACTAATAGTGTGCCTGCCCTAATTTCTTTTGTCGATCGAGAGCAACGCTATCGATTTAACAATCGAGGTTACGAAGAATGGTTTGGGCACCCGGCTAGCGAGGTTTATGGCAAGTGTTTATGGGAGGTATTGGGGAAAACGGGTTACGATATCATTCGTCCCTATGTAGAACAGGTGTTGAAGGGAGAGCAGGTTACCTTTGAGACTTACGTCGCTACTGTCGATGAAAAAACTCGTGATGTGAGTGTGACCTATGTGCCTCGATTGGACGATTGCGGTACCGTTCAAGGATTTGTGGCACTTATTAATGATATTAGCGATCGTAAACGCGCTGAATTTGAACGCGAACAGCTACTTGCGCGGGAACAAGAAGCACGAGAGCAAGCTGAGTCTGCAAACCGGATTAAAGATGAATTTTTAGCCGTATTGTCTCATGAATTACGAACGCCGTTGAATCCGATTTTGGGATGGTCTAAGCTGTTGCGACGCGGCAATTTAGACGCTACTAAAACAGCCCATGCCTTAGAGACGATCGAGCGCAACGCTAAACTACAAACTCAGTTGATAGAAGACTTGCTTGATGTCTCTCGCATTTTGCAAGGAAAGCTTAGCCTTAAGATGTCTCCTGTTGATTTAACGGCAACCCTGAATGCTGCCCTCGAAACTGTGCAATTGTCGGCGGAAGCGAAGTCAATTCAACTTGAAACTCACTTTAATGCAACTGAACAAGTTTTAGGGGACTCAGCACGGCTTCAGCAAGTCGTTTGGAATCTCCTTTCAAATGCTATTAAATTTACGTCAACGGGGGGGAGCGTTAGCATACGGTCAGAACGCATTGAATCGCAGGTGCAAATTCAAGTGAGCGACACAGGTAGAGGCATTCCCGATACCTTTTTGCCCTACGTCTTTGAGTACTTTCGGCAGGCAGACGGCAGTACAACGCGTACTTTCGGTGGACTAGGGTTAGGGTTGGCGATCGTGCGTCATTTAGTCGAACTGCATGGGGGAACCGTGCGCGCCGATAGTCCTGGCGAAAATCAGGGTGCAACGTTCACCGTAACCTTACCGCTCATTCAAACGAAGCATGAGCACCTTGATGCGTCAAACAGTCCTTCCTGCGAGTTCGATTCGTTAACGTCGCTAACAGGAATTCGGATTCTGCTAGTTGATGATGAAATCGATTCGCTAGAACTAATTACCTTTATCTTAGAGCAAGCTGGCGCTACAGTAATCTCAATGCCATCGGCGATCGCAGCTTTAGGCGCTTTTGCCCAAGCCCAGCCTAACGTGTTAGTGAGTGATATTGGAATGCCCGAAATGGATGGCTATATGTTAATTAAACAGATTCGCAGGCTACCACAGAACGAGAAAATTCCGGCGATCGCGCTAACAGCATATGCCGGAGAAATTGATCATCGACAGGCACTTGCTGCTGGGTTTCAACGACATTTGTCTAAACCCGTCGATCCAACCCAATTGGTTGATACGATCAGGCTATTAGCAGCCTACTAA
- a CDS encoding pyridoxamine 5'-phosphate oxidase family protein gives MVNSGWSGSASPFHPGELTIQARLGIQQRMDQQGRRAIRDYLPEQFRQFFAQLPYVIVGTVDAVGSPWASILVGEPGFLSSPSDRTLQVIAKPLFGDPLVTTLANGIDIGLLGIELQTRRRNRLNGTVIETHPDGFEIQVRQSFGNCPQYIQARRFELDPDEVSLCPSVYQITTLGTVEQAIITAADTFFIATSYQDESVGAASGVDVSHRGGKPGFVRIDHHQTLTIPDFSGNGHFNTFGNLELNPRAGLLFVNFGQGSLLYLTGTAEVIWKGTEITAYKGAERLFRFQLHQGYRVEGSIPLRGSDPEFSPFLDHTGSW, from the coding sequence ATGGTAAATTCAGGCTGGTCAGGTAGCGCATCTCCTTTTCACCCCGGCGAACTGACCATTCAAGCCCGACTCGGCATCCAGCAGCGAATGGATCAGCAAGGACGACGAGCCATTCGAGACTATCTTCCTGAACAGTTTCGGCAGTTCTTTGCTCAACTTCCCTATGTGATTGTGGGCACTGTGGATGCAGTCGGCAGCCCTTGGGCTTCTATTTTAGTCGGAGAGCCAGGCTTTCTCTCTTCGCCTAGCGATCGCACTTTGCAAGTGATTGCTAAACCTCTGTTTGGAGATCCCTTAGTCACAACCCTTGCTAACGGAATTGATATCGGTTTACTCGGTATAGAACTACAGACGCGTCGTCGTAATCGCCTTAATGGAACAGTTATAGAAACTCATCCAGACGGGTTTGAGATACAAGTGAGACAAAGCTTTGGTAACTGTCCTCAATACATTCAGGCACGCAGGTTTGAATTAGATCCAGATGAAGTATCTCTTTGTCCATCGGTTTATCAGATCACAACATTAGGAACAGTGGAACAAGCCATAATTACGGCAGCTGACACGTTCTTCATTGCAACGTCATATCAAGACGAATCAGTAGGTGCTGCAAGCGGCGTAGATGTCTCTCATCGGGGGGGCAAACCTGGCTTCGTGCGCATTGATCATCATCAGACCTTGACCATTCCCGACTTCTCTGGCAATGGTCACTTCAACACTTTTGGCAATCTGGAGTTAAATCCTCGTGCAGGACTGCTGTTTGTAAACTTTGGGCAAGGTAGTCTGCTCTATCTAACAGGCACCGCTGAAGTCATTTGGAAAGGGACTGAAATCACTGCTTATAAAGGGGCAGAGCGCTTGTTTCGCTTCCAGTTGCATCAAGGATATCGAGTGGAAGGCAGCATTCCTTTACGAGGGTCAGATCCAGAGTTTTCGCCCTTCTTAGATCACACAGGTTCTTGGTAA
- a CDS encoding glutathione S-transferase yields MIKLYGHAMSGNSYKVRLLLELLTLEYEWIKVDLMKGEQNSPEYLALNSFGQVPLLVDGDLKLADAQAILVYLARQYGGDSWLPLDALLLAQVVRWLSIAAGEVRQGPEQARLYYLFGISNINIERAHQKAEHILTQLNQRLSDRLWLELEHPTIADIAVFPYVALAQDGKIDLALYPHVLTWIDRVKQLPGYISMAGL; encoded by the coding sequence ATGATCAAACTCTATGGTCACGCAATGTCTGGTAACAGCTACAAGGTCAGACTGCTGCTAGAACTGTTAACCCTCGAATACGAATGGATCAAAGTGGACTTGATGAAAGGTGAACAAAATTCGCCAGAATATCTTGCCCTCAACTCGTTTGGGCAAGTGCCTTTGTTAGTTGATGGCGACCTCAAATTAGCAGATGCTCAAGCCATTTTGGTATACTTGGCGCGGCAATATGGCGGCGACTCGTGGCTCCCTTTAGATGCTTTACTGTTAGCACAAGTGGTTCGCTGGTTATCTATTGCAGCCGGAGAAGTGCGTCAAGGCCCTGAACAAGCTCGGCTTTATTATTTGTTTGGCATATCTAACATCAACATTGAACGGGCGCATCAGAAAGCAGAACACATCCTGACACAACTGAACCAACGCTTAAGCGATCGCCTCTGGTTAGAGTTGGAGCATCCCACGATCGCTGATATTGCTGTTTTTCCTTACGTGGCTCTGGCACAAGATGGCAAGATTGATTTGGCTCTATATCCCCATGTGTTGACCTGGATCGATCGCGTTAAACAACTCCCTGGTTACATTTCTATGGCAGGACTGTAG
- a CDS encoding TetR/AcrR family transcriptional regulator gives MSKQTYAPTLLDLFRQFGYDGVTVSKISQATGLGKASLYHHFPGGKDEMVETVLMSLEKGLEQIVLEVVQSEGNALTRLQHMCDRLSKVYNQGQKPCVLAALMLGSAKEVFQERVQTLLQLWINAIASILVEAGMNDAIARERGEDGVIAIQGALILSQGLNDPTSFQRVMRQLPQTLCHGLPKHKTRAKKTRKVMCARIRFIC, from the coding sequence ATGTCTAAGCAAACCTACGCCCCCACTCTGCTCGACTTATTTCGGCAGTTTGGCTACGATGGCGTTACAGTATCTAAAATTTCCCAGGCAACGGGTTTGGGCAAAGCCAGTCTTTACCATCACTTTCCGGGTGGCAAAGATGAGATGGTAGAAACGGTGTTGATGTCGCTGGAGAAAGGATTAGAGCAGATTGTTTTAGAAGTTGTGCAAAGTGAAGGTAATGCGCTGACGCGGTTGCAGCACATGTGCGATCGCCTCAGTAAGGTATACAATCAGGGGCAAAAACCTTGTGTACTGGCGGCTCTAATGCTGGGTTCAGCAAAGGAGGTCTTTCAAGAGCGAGTGCAAACTCTCCTGCAATTATGGATTAATGCGATCGCTTCAATTTTGGTTGAAGCAGGCATGAATGATGCGATCGCCCGTGAACGGGGAGAGGATGGTGTTATTGCTATTCAAGGTGCCTTAATCCTATCTCAGGGGTTAAACGATCCGACCTCTTTTCAGCGAGTGATGCGACAGTTGCCCCAAACTTTGTGTCATGGTTTGCCCAAGCATAAAACTAGGGCGAAGAAAACGAGAAAGGTTATGTGTGCTCGGATCAGGTTTATCTGCTGA